One segment of Polyangiaceae bacterium DNA contains the following:
- a CDS encoding DUF4304 domain-containing protein: MSESSILIDQAIGAELAPRLKALGFAKKARNFRRTTPGSLQHAACPARSPASPSKAALRSGLDAVASVEVF; this comes from the coding sequence ATGAGTGAGAGTTCCATCCTCATCGATCAGGCCATTGGCGCGGAACTAGCCCCAAGACTCAAGGCCCTCGGCTTCGCCAAGAAGGCGCGCAACTTCCGGCGAACCACGCCGGGGTCGCTCCAGCACGCGGCTTGTCCAGCGCGGTCCCCGGCGTCTCCCTCGAAAGCGGCTCTGCGCAGCGGCTTGGACGCCGTCGCGTCAGTTGAGGTATTCTAG
- a CDS encoding RuvA C-terminal domain-containing protein, translating into MAALTTLGFKKAECRRALGELTSCDDALSMEELIRHALALLVPA; encoded by the coding sequence ATGGCGGCACTGACCACACTGGGCTTCAAGAAGGCGGAGTGCCGCAGGGCACTTGGCGAGCTCACGTCGTGCGATGATGCGCTCTCGATGGAAGAGCTGATCCGTCACGCCTTGGCGTTGCTGGTACCAGCGTAG
- a CDS encoding NADPH-dependent FMN reductase: MNVLALVGSLRAVSINAAFCRSASRLAPPGLAVSIYPRLGELPLFNPDLESDLPAPVRDLWREVEGADALLIASPEYAHGVSGVMKNALDWLVGFERFVYMPVAVVNTSPRSHHAYDALLEILRTMSAEIIDEASVSIQLLGACTTEEQMLTTPAVASKIRDAMVALEKHLRDRGER, from the coding sequence ATGAACGTTCTAGCGCTCGTCGGTAGTCTCCGAGCTGTCTCCATCAACGCGGCGTTCTGTCGTTCGGCGTCGCGGTTGGCGCCGCCGGGGCTGGCCGTCTCGATCTACCCGCGCCTCGGGGAGCTGCCGCTGTTCAATCCCGATCTCGAATCGGACTTGCCCGCGCCGGTGCGCGACCTCTGGCGCGAGGTCGAGGGGGCGGACGCGTTGCTCATCGCCAGCCCCGAGTATGCCCACGGCGTCTCTGGTGTCATGAAGAACGCGCTGGATTGGCTCGTTGGCTTCGAGCGCTTCGTCTACATGCCCGTTGCGGTGGTGAACACGTCGCCCCGCTCCCACCATGCGTACGACGCGCTGTTGGAGATCTTGCGCACCATGTCCGCGGAGATCATAGACGAAGCGTCCGTCTCGATTCAGCTACTGGGCGCCTGCACGACCGAAGAACAGATGCTGACCACGCCGGCCGTCGCGTCGAAGATCCGGGACGCCATGGTCGCGCTGGAGAAGCACCTGAGGGATCGTGGGGAGCGTTGA
- a CDS encoding contact-dependent growth inhibition system immunity protein, whose protein sequence is MSMDPSLLAKTLDELDPPAWAAPTYESYLVATCHRLRRKPIGEFGVEDLRIMIGQKIGLRFLVPLALDVVERDALVAGDLYPGDLLNSLLRLGPDFWRVHADWRNRVEGVLARLAVVPTELEDAAKTFGGWSG, encoded by the coding sequence ATGTCGATGGATCCGTCCTTGCTCGCCAAGACTCTCGACGAACTTGATCCGCCTGCATGGGCGGCTCCTACGTACGAATCATACCTCGTCGCAACTTGTCACAGGCTCCGACGGAAGCCGATTGGCGAGTTCGGCGTCGAAGACCTGCGCATCATGATCGGGCAGAAGATTGGTCTTCGCTTCCTGGTGCCCCTAGCGCTCGACGTGGTCGAACGAGATGCCCTCGTCGCTGGCGATCTCTATCCCGGCGACCTGTTGAACAGCCTGCTCCGGCTCGGGCCCGACTTCTGGCGCGTCCATGCCGACTGGCGAAACCGCGTGGAGGGCGTCCTGGCTCGACTCGCGGTCGTTCCCACTGAACTCGAAGATGCCGCCAAGACGTTTGGCGGCTGGTCCGGGTAG
- a CDS encoding class I SAM-dependent methyltransferase: MSVRYDRIGHGYASQRREDPRIKARIARALGDARTVVNVGAGAGSYEPPDRHVIAIEPSDVMAAQRAPQRVPAIRASAGALPLRDRSVDAAMAILTVHHWDAEREAGVKELRRVARGPVVVLTYDAEVSGNMWLMAEYLTEVAELDRRIFPPPETIAQWLGGGTVETVPIAADTTDRMLGAFWAHPEWVLDADARNATSGFARQSSEVVERVVTALAADLASGAWDAKHGHLRQLDEYDAGLRLVVGE; encoded by the coding sequence GTGTCCGTTCGTTACGACCGCATTGGTCATGGCTACGCTTCGCAGCGGCGGGAGGATCCGCGCATCAAGGCGCGGATCGCGCGCGCGCTGGGTGATGCGCGTACGGTGGTCAACGTGGGTGCGGGCGCGGGATCCTACGAGCCGCCGGACCGGCACGTGATCGCCATCGAGCCGAGCGACGTGATGGCGGCGCAGCGAGCGCCGCAGCGCGTGCCGGCGATTCGTGCCTCTGCGGGAGCGCTGCCCCTTCGAGATCGAAGCGTCGACGCCGCGATGGCGATCCTCACCGTGCATCATTGGGACGCAGAACGAGAGGCGGGAGTGAAGGAGCTTCGTCGCGTGGCGCGCGGTCCCGTGGTGGTGTTGACCTACGACGCGGAAGTGAGCGGGAACATGTGGCTGATGGCGGAATACCTCACCGAGGTGGCCGAGCTGGACCGGCGCATCTTCCCGCCGCCGGAGACCATCGCGCAGTGGCTCGGCGGTGGAACAGTGGAGACGGTACCGATCGCCGCCGACACCACGGACCGCATGCTCGGCGCATTCTGGGCGCATCCCGAGTGGGTGCTCGACGCCGACGCGCGCAACGCCACCTCGGGCTTTGCGCGGCAGAGTAGTGAGGTAGTGGAGCGAGTCGTCACGGCCCTCGCCGCAGATCTCGCCAGCGGCGCCTGGGACGCCAAGCACGGACACCTGCGCCAACTCGACGAGTACGACGCGGGACTGCGGTTGGTGGTGGGGGAGTGA
- a CDS encoding ABC transporter ATP-binding protein has protein sequence MSEPAVEARGLCKTYRQGQHDVVALGDVDLVVEPGELTALAGPSGSGKTTLLNLIGALDRPTSGSIRVGGKDLSAMSKAELARMRRDHIGFVFQAYNLLPVLSALENAELVLELQGTPREECRERASEVLRAVGLGDMLGRRPAELSGGQQQRVAVARAIASARTLVLADEPTANLDSKSAESLLDLMVELNHARQLTFLFSTHDPRVMARARRIVHLEDGRVVEDELR, from the coding sequence GGCTTTGCAAGACCTACCGCCAAGGACAGCACGACGTCGTTGCTCTGGGCGACGTAGATCTGGTGGTCGAGCCCGGGGAGCTGACTGCTCTCGCGGGGCCCTCGGGCTCCGGCAAGACCACGCTACTCAACTTGATCGGTGCGCTCGATCGCCCGACCAGCGGCAGCATTCGTGTGGGCGGCAAGGATCTGTCCGCCATGAGTAAAGCCGAGCTGGCGCGCATGCGCCGAGACCACATTGGCTTCGTGTTTCAAGCCTACAACCTGCTGCCCGTGCTTTCGGCGTTGGAGAACGCCGAGCTGGTGCTGGAGCTGCAAGGCACGCCGCGCGAAGAATGCCGTGAGCGCGCCAGCGAGGTGCTGCGCGCCGTGGGCCTCGGCGACATGCTGGGTCGTCGTCCCGCCGAGCTGAGCGGGGGCCAGCAGCAGCGCGTTGCCGTCGCCCGCGCCATCGCCTCTGCACGCACGCTAGTGCTCGCAGATGAGCCCACGGCCAATCTAGACAGCAAGAGCGCGGAGTCTCTCTTGGATCTGATGGTGGAGCTGAATCATGCCCGACAGCTCACCTTCTTGTTCAGCACTCACGACCCGCGGGTGATGGCGCGCGCGCGACGCATCGTGCACCTCGAGGACGGACGGGTCGTGGAGGACGAGCTTCGCTGA